From Callospermophilus lateralis isolate mCalLat2 chromosome 5, mCalLat2.hap1, whole genome shotgun sequence, a single genomic window includes:
- the Cetn3 gene encoding centrin-3, translated as MSLALRSELVVDKTKRKKRRELSEEQKQEIKDAFELFDTDKDEAIDYHELKVAMRALGFDVKKADVLKILKDYDREATGKITFEDFNEVVTDWILERDPHEEILKAFKLFDDDDSGKISLRNLRRVARELGENMSDEELRAMIEEFDKDGDGEINQEEFIAIMTGDI; from the exons ATGAGTTTAGCTCTGAG AAGTGAACTTGTAGttgacaaaacaaagagaaaaaaaagaagagaacttTCTGAGGAGCAGAAGCAAGAAATTAAAGATGCTTTTGAGCTATTTGATACAGACAAAGATGAAGCAATAGATTATCATGAATTAAAG GTGGCAATGAGAGCCTTGGGGTTTGATGTAAAAAAAGCTGATGTACTGAAGATTCTTAAAGATTATGACCGAGAAGCCACAGGGAAAATCACCTTTGAAGATTTTAATGAAGTTG TGACAGACTGGATATTGGAAAGAGATCCACATGAAGAAATACTGAAGGCATTTAAACTATTTGATGATGATGATTCAGGTAAAATAAGCTTGAGGAATTTGCGACGAGTTGCAAGAGAATTGGGTGAAAATATGAGTGATGAAGAACTTCGGGCTATGATAGAAGAGTTTGATAAAGATGGTGATGGAGAAA